The genomic region AGCTGGACGACATCATGCGGTCGGACGGGACGACGTACGACAGCGCGTGCTCCGGAGCCCTCATCTCTCCGACCTGGATCATGACCGCCGGGCACTGCTTCCACGACGGTGACCGCAACCGGGTGAGCGGTGCCCCCCGGTACGCGACCACCGCCCGCCTGGGTACCGCCAGCACCACCGATCCGGATGCCGGCGTGACCCGGACGGTCACGTGGGTCGAGCAGTCGAGCACGAACGACATCGCGGTCGCACGGCTCGACGCGCCGGTCGAGGGCATCACGCCGATCGCGCTGAACACGGCCAAACCGGCCAGGGGTCAGGTACTGACCTTCGCCGGATGGGGCGCCACCACCAGCGACGGCCCACCGAGCGAGCAGCTCTACTGGGGTCAGGTCTCGGTCAGCAGCGTCCGATCGACGACGGTCCTGGTGAAGGGACACTGGCCGGCCAAGGACACCAGCGCCTGCCCGTACGACTCCGGGGCGCCGTACTTCACCGACAGCCCGACGCCGGCGCTCGTCTCCGTGGAGAGCGGCGGGCCGGCCTGTCCGCACCGGCAGCAGGAGACGACCGCCCGCGTCGACGTGGTCCTCCCGTGGGTGAACAGCGTCGTGACCGACCTGTCCTGACGGGGACTGACCGGCGCGAGGACGTCGTCGGCGAGCGCTGGACGCTGCCCACAGCGACTGCCGGGCCGGTCGATACCGTCCAGCGGTGACGGTCGCCCGCTCGGTCCTGCTGTTCGTGCTCGCCGCGATCGCCGAGATCGGCGGGGCCTGGCTGGTGTGGCAGGGCGTCCGGGAGCACCGCGGCTGGATCTGGATCGGCGCCGGGGTGATCGCGCTGGGGCTCTACGGGTTCGTCGCGACGCTGCAGCCCGACGCGAACTTCGGCCGCATCCTCGCCGCGTACGGCGGCGTCTTCGTCGCCGGGTCGCTGCTGTGGGGCATGGTCGTGGACGGCTTCCGGCCCGACCGGTGGGACGTCGCCGGTGCGCTGATCTGCCTGGTCGGCGTCGCAGTGATCATGTACGCCCCGCGCGCCGCCTGAGATCAGGTCGCGGGAGGGGGCCGCGGCGGGTCAAGATCAGCGCATGAGCGACCCCCGAGCCGGACAGCCCGCCCAGCCCAGCGACCTGGTCGACGTCCCCGCGCTCGTCAGCGCCTACTACACGGTCGAGCCCGATCCGGGCGAGCCGGCGCAGCAGGTGGTCTTCGGCACCTCCGGGCACCGGGGGTCCAGCTTCGACGCCGCCTTCAACGAGGCGCACATCCTGGCCACCACCCAGGCGATCTGCGAGTATCGGGCGCGGCAGGGGTTCGACGGCCCCCTGTTCATCGGCCGCGACACCCACGCGCTCTCCGAGCCGGCCTGGGCGACGGCGCTGGAGGTCCTCGTCGCCAACGACGTGACCGTGCTCGTCGACGCCGGAGA from Blastococcus colisei harbors:
- a CDS encoding S1 family peptidase, with amino-acid sequence MRLPRVLAAVISASSAVLAVGALGMAPAAAIANGVAAEEGQFPFAVQLKLDDIMRSDGTTYDSACSGALISPTWIMTAGHCFHDGDRNRVSGAPRYATTARLGTASTTDPDAGVTRTVTWVEQSSTNDIAVARLDAPVEGITPIALNTAKPARGQVLTFAGWGATTSDGPPSEQLYWGQVSVSSVRSTTVLVKGHWPAKDTSACPYDSGAPYFTDSPTPALVSVESGGPACPHRQQETTARVDVVLPWVNSVVTDLS
- a CDS encoding YnfA family protein, whose amino-acid sequence is MTVARSVLLFVLAAIAEIGGAWLVWQGVREHRGWIWIGAGVIALGLYGFVATLQPDANFGRILAAYGGVFVAGSLLWGMVVDGFRPDRWDVAGALICLVGVAVIMYAPRAA